A single window of Leishmania infantum JPCM5 genome chromosome 35 DNA harbors:
- a CDS encoding putative threonyl-tRNA synthetase yields the protein MSGKKKAAEATVDLATLAEPGFWRQRVEIFEQLWQQQQNRYESMKAPIKVSLPDGKVMDAESWVTCPLDIAKRLSNSLPDKVIVARVNEALWDLTRPFEADCQLELLDWDEKDAREVFWHSSSHVLGYALERIFDTKLSVGPALEEGGFFYEGLTNRPVSESDYKAIESAMQELVKQKMPYQRLEVSKEDALRLFGYTEFKSKILASKVPDGGSCTVYRCGMLIDPCRGPHLPDTGRVKAFAVTKNSSSYLEGKAENEVLQRVYGISFPKNPMLTEWKTIQEEAAKRDHRVIGRQQNLFNFHEVSPGSAFWLPHGARIYNTLVEFLRKKYRRCGFQEVISPNMYSSKLWMVSGHWEKYADNMFCTKCEKEDFGLKPMNCPGHCIMFASQPHSYKELPIRYADFGVLHRNELSGALTGLTRVRRFQQDDAHIFCRMDQITDEMEGQMQFLSDVYGVLGFKFYFYHSTRPANKLGSEALWDQSESYLRTALNRFCGIPEELPDPLHPDQRFHYDGKPDSVKKMKALMKKAERCEDPNAWKGPTNGGDGWIENAGDGAFYGPKIDIVVEDALRRRHQCATIQLDFNLPSRFGLKYTLPAAEKDETTVSPTEKQKHADPALTASSPAVEDCVSKPKPGTYEAAVRDLGIDLELDANQARPVMIHRAILGSLERSIAILCEHFGGDWPFWLSPRQVMVVPVSASNYEYSQQVRDTMHDAGFHADVDNGAATLDKKIRNAEKARYNFILVVGQKEQDATAVNIRARGEKRLGNKSLVEAVQWLKELADTHNREY from the coding sequence ATGTCTGgcaagaagaaggcggcggaggcgaccgTGGACCTGGCCACCCTGGCGGAGCCAGGCTTCTGGAGGCAACGCGTCGAAATCTTCGAGCAGCtatggcagcagcagcagaaccgCTATGAGTCGATGAAGGCCCCGATCAAGGTGAGCCTCCCGGATGGAAAGGTGATGGACGCCGAGAGCTGGGTTACGTGCCCGCTGGACATCGCAAAGCGCCTGTCCAACTCGCTGCCAGACAAGGTCATTGTGGCCCGCGTGAACGAGGCGCTGTGGGACCTGACGCGGCCGTTCGAGGCTGACTGTCAactggagctgctggactGGGACGAAAAGGATGCGCGTGAGGTGTTCTGGCACAGCTCCTCGCACGTGCTCGGCTACGCGCTCGAGCGCATCTTCGACACGAAGCTCTCCGTCGGcccggcgctggaggagggcggtTTCTTTTACGAGGGTCTCACCAATCGCCCGGTGTCGGAGTCCGACTACAAGGCGATCGAGTCGGCCATGCAGGAGCTGGTGAAGCAGAAGATGCCATACCAGCGTCTCGAAGTGTCGAAGGAGGACGCCCTGAGACTCTTCGGCTACACGGAGTTCAAGAGCAAGATCCTGGCAAGCAAGGTGCCGGACGGAGGCTCGTGCACCGTGTACCGGTGCGGTATGCTGATTGACCCGTGCCGTGGTCCCCACCTCCCGGACACGGGCCGCGTCAAGGCCTTTGCTGTGACCAAGAACTCCTCCTCTTACCTTGAGGGCAAGGCCGAGaacgaggtgctgcagcgcgtgtaCGGCATTTCGTTTCCGAAGAACCCCATGCTGACGGAGTGGAAGACGATccaggaggaggccgcgaAGCGCGACCACCGCGTAATTGGCCGCCAGCAGAACCTCTTCAACTTCCACGAGGTCTCACCTGGCAGCGCCTTCTGGCTGCCGCACGGCGCCCGGATCTACAACACTCTCGTAGAATTCCTGCGCAAGAAGtatcgccgctgcggctttCAGGAGGTCATCTCGCCGAACATGTACTCCTCCAAACTTTGGATGGTGTCGGGCCACTGGGAGAAGTACGCCGATAACATGTTCTGCACCAAGTGCGAGAAGGAGGACTTTGGTCTGAAGCCGATGAACTGCCCGGGCCACTGCATCATGTTcgcgtcgcagccgcactCGTACAAGGAGCTGCCGATTCGCTACGCCGACTTTGGCGTGCTGCACCGGAACGAGCTGAGCGGTGCCTTGACGGGGCTGACCcgcgtgcgccgcttccAGCAGGACGATGCACACATCTTCTGCCGCATGGACCAGATCACAGATGAGATGGAGGGCCAGATGCAGTTCCTCAGCGACGTTTACGGCGTGCTGGGCTTCAAGTTCTACTTTTACCACTCCACCCGCCCCGCGAACAAGCTCGGCTCTGAAGCGCTCTGGGACCAGTCCGAATCGTATCTGCGCACCGCGCTCAACCGGTTCTGCGGCATTCCGGAGGAGCTGCCCGATCCGTTGCACCCGGACCAGCGCTTTCACTACGACGGCAAGCCGGACTCGGTCAAGAAGATGAAGGCGCTCATGAAGAAGGCGGAGCGCTGCGAGGACCCGAACGCGTGGAAGGGCCCGAccaacggcggcgatggctgGATCGAGAACGCTGGGGACGGCGCCTTCTACGGCCCCAAGATCGACATCGTCGTcgaggacgcgctgcgccgccgccaccagtGCGCCACGATCCAGTTGGACTTCAACCTGCCGAGCCGCTTCGGCCTCAAGTACACCCTTCCCGCCGCAGAGAAGGACGAGACGACGGTGAGCCCAACGGAGAAGCAGAAGCATGCCGACCCTGCCCTgaccgcgtcgtcgccggccgTGGAGGATTGCGTGAGCAAACCGAAGCCCGGCACGTACGAGGCTGCTGTGCGTGACCTTGGCATCGACCTCGAGCTGGACGCCAACCAGGCCCGCCCCGTCATGATCCACCGCGCCATTCTCGGTTCCTTGGAGCGCTCGATCGCCATTCTGTGCGAGCACTTTGGCGGCGACTGGCCCTTCTGGCTGAGCCCCCGCCAAGTGATGGTGGTGCCTGTTTCGGCCTCCAACTACGAGTATTCACAGCAGGTGCGCGACACGATGCACGATGCCGGCTTCCACGCGGACGTCGACAACGGTGCCGCCACGCTGGACAAGAAGATCCGCAATGCGGAAAAGGCGCGCTACAACTTTATCCTTGTCGTGGGCCAGAAGGAGCAGGACGCGACCGCCGTCAACATCCGCGCGCGCGGGGAGAAGAGACTGGGCAACAAGTCActcgtggaggcggtgcagtgGCTCAAGGAGCTGGCGGACACACATAACCGGGAGTACTAG